A genomic segment from Myxocyprinus asiaticus isolate MX2 ecotype Aquarium Trade chromosome 36, UBuf_Myxa_2, whole genome shotgun sequence encodes:
- the LOC127426814 gene encoding proline-rich protein 15-like protein B: protein MAGDPTWWKLTFLQKKKSEEKVLYEIPPDFSTNSGNKELNNGATDSNLDARLEKIVDKSASKGRHVKVSHSGRFKEKKKIRATLAENPGLFPEPTRTDKNHVVEN from the coding sequence ATGGCAGGTGACCCTACATGGTGGAAGCTCACCTTTTTGCAGAAAAAGAAGTCAGAGGAGAAAGTCCTGTATGAGATACCTCCTGACTTCAGCACCAACAGTGGTAATAAGGAATTGAACAACGGTGCCACAGACAGCAATTTAGATGCCAGACTGGAAAAAATAGTGGACAAATCTGCCAGTAAGGGCCGTCATGTGAAAGTCTCGCATTCTGGGCGGTTCAAAGAGAAGAAGAAGATTCGAGCGACACTAGCAGAAAACCCCGGCCTTTTTCCTGAGCCTACTCGGACAGACAAGAACCATGTGGTGGAAAATTAA
- the LOC127427241 gene encoding pyridoxine-5'-phosphate oxidase-like has product MRRLLSWCTSKNISYIVKNIKPSVCSTTRNPLLYISSFCRKSTVSSGTGMDLSNMRKSYKSDQECFEEDQLASLDPIKQFGNWFDQATKCPEVGEANAMCLSTATKDGRPSARMVLLKGYSKEGFRFFTNYESRKGSELDSNPYACLVFYWEPLNRQIRIEGTVERIPYESSCDYFHSRPKTSQIGAVVSRQSTVIPSRQYLRDKNAELEEKYKDTEVPMPDYWGGYMVKPFLIEFWQGQTNRLHDRIVFLRPKEGETELGDMQHQAEGGWIYQRLSP; this is encoded by the exons ATGAGACGTCTATTGAGTTGGTGTACGTCAAAGAATATCAGTTATATTGTGAAAAATATCAAACCCAGCGTGTGCTCGACAACCCGCAATCCACTGTTATATATCTCGTCCTTCTGCAGAAAATCTACTGTCAGCAGCGGCACAGGCATGGATCTGAGTAACATGCGAAAGAGCTATAAGAGCGACCAGGAG TGTTTTGAGGAGGATCAGCTTGCATCTCTTGATCCAATTAAGCAATTTGGCAACTGGTTTGATCAAGCCACTAAATGCCCAGAGGTGGGCGAAGCTAATGCAATGTGTCTATCAACAGCCACCAA GGATGGACGCCCCTCTGCACGCATGGTTCTTCTGAAAGGCTACAGCAAAGAAGGATTTCGATTCTTTACCAATTATGAGAGTCGGAAAGGTTCAGAGCTG GACAGCAATCCCTATGCCTGTCTTGTCTTTTACTGGGAACCACTGAACAGGCAG ATTCGCATTGAAGGTACTGTAGAGAGAATCCCATATGAAAGTTCATGTGACTACTTCCACTCAAGGCCCAAGACCAGTCAGATTGGGGCTGTTGTTAGCAGACAGAGCACAGTAATACCAAGCAGACAA TACCTGAGAGATAAGAATGCAGAGCTTGAAGAAAAGTATAAGGACACCGAGGTACCAATGCCAGATTACTG gggtGGATACATGGTCAAGCCTTTCCTGATTGAGTTCTGGCAGGGTCAGACAAATAGATTACATGACCGTATAGTGTTCTTGCGGCCCAAAGAGGGAGAGACCGAGCTGGGGGATATGCAGCACCAAGCAGAAGGGGGCTGGATATACCAACGGTTGTCCCCTTGA